The Thermodesulfobacteriota bacterium genomic interval AACCGTTCCCGGAGTGTCCACCAGTGCGCAACCGGGAGCATTGGAAATGATTGCGGTTTCTCTTTTGCCATCTTTTCCTCCTTTAGGACTGCCTGCTGGCAATCCTACGTTAATTAATTTTTCTGTTGTCTCTTCTATTTACCCCGTTAGAAAGGCCCAGTGTGAAAGAAATTCCCTCGCAACCTAAAGGTTGCGGCTACCTACTACTACCAATTTTGTGTACTTATGTTGTTTCCCCAAATATGGTAGCCGCAGGCTTGGTAGCCGCAGGCTTCAGCCTGCGGATTCTTCCGATAAATCAACCTCCAAATCCCTCACCCTAATCTCTCCGGTCATCAGTTTGTTCAGCATGGTTTTGAACAGGTCTTGAAGGGCAGATTTCTTTTCCTCGCAAAGTTGTATCTTTTCCTCAAGTGTTTTAAGAATATGAGCAATTTCCAATTGATCGTTAACGGTCGGAAGAGGAACGGCAAATTTTTTTAAGGAAGCCCATGATGTTCTCGGATGATTTAATCCCCCTGTTGTTTGGATAGCATAGTCAAGAAATTTTTGTAAATGCAATAATCCTACAATGAAGACCGCCGGAACATCTTTCGCCGGAGTTAAAACCAAAATATCCGTTGAACAAATGCCATAATTATTAACAACCACAGCTTTATCCAAATAGGGCCGAAGCTTACCGTAAAGTATGTCATTAGGTGCAAACTGATGTTTAGCGCTCTGAACCTCAGATGGTGAGCCGTGTCGCTTCAAGAAAAATCTCCCAGACTCAATGTGTTCCAAGCCAATATAGACTTTGGTTTGACATTCATTAGGAACACAAGTTTCTTTTTTAAGTACACACAATTTCTCCAAAGTACCAACCTCCCAACTCTCCGGTATCCTACCGATCTCCGTCTCCTTGGTTTTTTCACCTCGCAAGCCATAGGTAAAGACATGCTGCATGGTTGATTTTTTCAGTTCTTGCAGGCGCTCGATAATGGATTCCTGAACCTCAATTGCCTGTTGAATTTTA includes:
- a CDS encoding restriction endonuclease subunit S, which codes for MRSDWIKTYLGNEISLQYGKALPKNDRLAGDHPVFGSNGVVGFHNEALVNGPGIIVGRKGSCGAVHFSTSDFWPIDTTYYVALRKDHDWRFMAFFLSTFGLCEMNLHSTIPGLNREDVYKLECLLPSLPEQQKIAAILFKIQQAIEVQESIIERLQELKKSTMQHVFTYGLRGEKTKETEIGRIPESWEVGTLEKLCVLKKETCVPNECQTKVYIGLEHIESGRFFLKRHGSPSEVQSAKHQFAPNDILYGKLRPYLDKAVVVNNYGICSTDILVLTPAKDVPAVFIVGLLHLQKFLDYAIQTTGGLNHPRTSWASLKKFAVPLPTVNDQLEIAHILKTLEEKIQLCEEKKSALQDLFKTMLNKLMTGEIRVRDLEVDLSEESAG